The proteins below are encoded in one region of Bifidobacterium catenulatum DSM 16992 = JCM 1194 = LMG 11043:
- the prfA gene encoding peptide chain release factor 1, whose product MADEQFPAAVTALEEYHNIEQQMAEPEVASDPDKMRKLGRRHAELGVIVSAYTAYKQVKDDLEAAKEMASEDPDFAEEAKRLESELPAAEEKLRTALIPRDPDDARDTIMEIKAGTGGEEAALFAGDLLRMYMRYAEKRGWSVAVQSENTTELGGVKDVQLAIRAKGTPAPEDGVWASLKYEGGVHRVQRIPVTESQGRIQTSAAGVIVFPEADEDDDEIEIDQKDLKIDIFMSSGPGGQSVNTTYSAVRMTHIPTGIVVSMQDEKSQIQNRAAALRVLKSRLLAMKHEEEAAQAADMRHSQVRSLDRSERIRTYNFPENRIVDHRTNYKAYNLDAVLDGDLQAVIDSDIQADEADRLANQK is encoded by the coding sequence TTGGCAGACGAGCAGTTCCCCGCGGCAGTTACCGCACTTGAGGAATATCACAATATCGAACAGCAGATGGCCGAGCCGGAAGTCGCGTCGGATCCGGATAAGATGCGTAAGCTGGGACGTCGTCACGCTGAGTTGGGCGTCATCGTTTCCGCATACACCGCATACAAGCAGGTGAAAGACGATCTGGAGGCAGCCAAGGAAATGGCTTCCGAAGATCCGGATTTCGCGGAAGAGGCGAAACGTTTGGAGAGCGAGCTTCCAGCGGCGGAGGAGAAGCTGCGTACCGCGTTGATTCCGCGTGATCCCGATGATGCGCGTGACACGATCATGGAAATCAAGGCGGGCACTGGCGGCGAGGAAGCGGCGCTTTTTGCGGGCGATTTGCTGCGCATGTACATGCGATATGCGGAAAAGCGTGGCTGGTCGGTTGCCGTGCAAAGCGAAAACACCACCGAGCTGGGTGGCGTCAAAGACGTGCAGCTTGCCATTCGCGCCAAGGGTACTCCTGCGCCGGAAGATGGCGTATGGGCGTCTCTCAAGTATGAGGGTGGCGTGCATCGCGTGCAGCGTATTCCCGTCACCGAATCGCAGGGTCGCATCCAAACTTCCGCGGCCGGTGTCATTGTGTTCCCGGAAGCCGACGAAGACGATGATGAGATTGAAATCGATCAGAAGGATCTGAAAATCGACATCTTCATGAGCTCCGGCCCGGGTGGCCAGTCCGTGAACACCACATATTCCGCCGTTCGTATGACCCACATTCCGACCGGCATCGTGGTGAGCATGCAGGATGAGAAGAGCCAGATCCAGAATCGTGCGGCCGCACTGCGCGTGTTGAAGAGCCGCCTGCTCGCCATGAAGCACGAGGAGGAAGCCGCACAGGCCGCAGACATGCGTCACTCCCAGGTGCGCTCGCTGGATCGTTCCGAACGAATCCGCACGTACAATTTCCCGGAGAACCGTATCGTCGATCATCGTACGAATTACAAGGCGTACAACCTTGACGCCGTGCTTGACGGCGATTTGCAGGCCGTCATCGATTCCGACATCCAGGCGGATGAGGCCGATCGTCTCGCCAACCAGAAGTAA